A single genomic interval of Bacillus smithii harbors:
- a CDS encoding DUF423 domain-containing protein codes for MKIFVIIGAINALLAVALGAFGAHGLEGKLEQKYMDIWKTGVQYQMFHALGLLIVAILAGKYPASSLISWSGWLLFIGIVLFSGSLYVLSLTKIHILGAITPLGGISFLIGWFLLVLAATKWM; via the coding sequence ATGAAAATTTTTGTCATAATAGGGGCTATTAATGCACTGCTGGCTGTGGCGTTGGGGGCGTTTGGCGCACATGGACTGGAAGGAAAATTGGAACAAAAGTATATGGATATTTGGAAAACCGGCGTCCAATATCAAATGTTTCATGCACTTGGGCTGTTGATTGTCGCCATTTTAGCGGGAAAATATCCGGCTAGTTCACTTATTTCTTGGTCGGGATGGCTTTTGTTTATTGGAATTGTGCTCTTTTCGGGAAGTTTGTATGTACTCAGTTTGACGAAAATTCATATTTTGGGGGCCATTACTCCTTTAGGCGGGATCTCGTTTTTAATAGGTTGGTTTTTGCTTGTTTTGGCAGCAACCAAGTGGATGTAA
- a CDS encoding uracil-DNA glycosylase: MKKKILSNDWAPLLEEEFEKEYYLRLREFLKKEYQTKIVYPDMYDIFNALHFTPYKNVKVVLLGQDPYHGPNQAHGLSFSVKPNVPIPPSLKNIFQELHDDLGCYIPDNGCLIPWARQGVLLLNTVLTVRQGEAHSHRGKGWEQFTDRVISLINNREKPAVFILWGRPAQSKLPLIDQTKHFIIRSPHPSPLSANRGFFGSRPFSKANRFLREIGETEIDWQIPNLSFF, encoded by the coding sequence ATGAAAAAGAAAATTCTATCCAATGACTGGGCTCCGTTATTGGAGGAAGAATTTGAAAAAGAATATTATCTACGCTTGCGTGAATTTTTAAAAAAAGAATATCAAACAAAAATTGTTTATCCGGACATGTATGATATTTTCAATGCCCTTCATTTTACTCCCTACAAGAACGTAAAAGTAGTGCTTTTAGGGCAAGATCCTTATCATGGACCTAATCAGGCCCACGGTTTAAGTTTTTCAGTCAAACCGAATGTTCCAATCCCTCCTTCTTTAAAAAATATTTTTCAAGAATTGCATGATGATCTAGGCTGCTATATTCCTGATAACGGCTGTTTGATCCCTTGGGCGCGCCAAGGCGTTTTGCTGTTAAATACAGTTTTAACGGTTCGTCAAGGAGAAGCCCATTCTCACCGCGGAAAAGGATGGGAGCAATTTACCGATCGGGTGATTTCGCTCATCAATAATCGAGAAAAACCGGCGGTATTTATTTTGTGGGGGCGTCCGGCTCAAAGCAAATTGCCGCTGATTGATCAGACGAAGCATTTTATCATCCGCTCGCCGCATCCTAGTCCATTGTCCGCAAACCGAGGATTTTTTGGCAGCCGTCCGTTTTCAAAAGCAAATCGCTTTTTGCGGGAAATAGGTGAGACAGAAATTGACTGGCAAATTCCCAATCTTTCATTCTTTTGA
- the gerQ gene encoding spore coat protein GerQ, whose product MRQQPSGNQQVYYTYPQGYPAQAVQPSPYPHVPFYPGASQQQQQVGGAAPSQQTPTSVAQYIPGMLPLEQSYIENILRLNKGKLVTVYMTFENNREWNAKIFKGIIEAAGRDHLIISDPQTGTRYLLPMVYVDYITFEEPIEYEYPFAGGGGGPGGSYQPR is encoded by the coding sequence ATGAGGCAACAACCAAGTGGTAACCAACAAGTGTATTATACTTATCCGCAAGGATATCCGGCTCAAGCGGTCCAGCCAAGCCCATATCCTCATGTACCCTTTTACCCTGGAGCGAGCCAGCAACAGCAGCAAGTAGGAGGTGCTGCTCCAAGCCAACAAACTCCAACCAGCGTCGCTCAATATATTCCGGGAATGCTTCCCCTAGAGCAATCGTATATTGAAAATATTTTACGGCTGAATAAAGGGAAACTCGTCACCGTATATATGACATTTGAAAACAATCGAGAATGGAATGCCAAAATCTTCAAAGGAATTATCGAGGCAGCCGGCCGCGATCATCTTATTATAAGCGACCCGCAAACAGGCACACGCTATTTGCTTCCTATGGTATACGTGGACTACATTACATTTGAAGAACCGATTGAGTATGAATATCCGTTTGCAGGCGGAGGCGGCGGACCAGGCGGATCGTACCAGCCAAGATAA
- the mobA gene encoding molybdenum cofactor guanylyltransferase — METTVFLLAGGQSTRMGMNKALLEVDGKTMLERLKDEFQPLTSKMVLLTGSHSYSMDLPQLPDDASFRGCGPLAGIYTGLLHSDTEMNLFVACDMPFASRRIGKWMIDELAKTDQDAIIPMTDGILHPLFAVYKTSAKEAAKIQLKRKQYRLKEFLRLLDMKIVAEHDVPDALKAEYANAFWNMNDPESFKVVKTIIKGMKRNDV; from the coding sequence GTGGAAACAACGGTGTTTTTGTTGGCTGGCGGTCAATCGACCAGAATGGGGATGAATAAAGCACTTTTGGAAGTCGATGGGAAAACCATGCTGGAGCGATTAAAGGATGAGTTTCAACCGTTGACTTCTAAAATGGTGTTGCTGACGGGCAGTCATTCTTATTCTATGGATCTTCCCCAGCTGCCAGACGATGCGTCTTTTCGAGGATGCGGGCCGCTTGCAGGAATTTATACGGGTCTTCTTCATTCGGATACGGAGATGAACTTGTTTGTGGCTTGTGATATGCCGTTCGCTTCCAGACGTATCGGGAAATGGATGATAGACGAATTGGCAAAGACCGATCAAGATGCCATTATCCCTATGACGGATGGGATTCTTCATCCTTTATTCGCTGTTTATAAGACATCAGCGAAAGAAGCGGCCAAAATTCAGCTTAAGCGCAAGCAATATCGTTTGAAAGAATTCCTCCGCTTGTTGGATATGAAGATCGTGGCGGAACACGATGTTCCTGATGCTTTAAAAGCAGAATATGCGAATGCTTTTTGGAATATGAATGATCCCGAATCGTTCAAAGTGGTGAAAACGATAATAAAAGGAATGAAAAGAAACGATGTTTAA
- the moaD gene encoding molybdopterin converting factor subunit 1 yields MIRILFFAHLREETGQSEAEIEGAGKTIKQIKKEVVEQFHASRLDSAMTAVNEEFVPEDYRVKEGDVVAFIPPVSGG; encoded by the coding sequence ATGATTCGTATTTTATTTTTTGCTCATCTTCGTGAAGAAACGGGGCAATCCGAAGCAGAAATAGAAGGAGCCGGAAAAACGATCAAACAAATAAAAAAAGAAGTGGTGGAACAGTTTCACGCCAGCCGGCTCGATTCTGCTATGACAGCTGTCAATGAAGAATTCGTTCCGGAAGACTACAGAGTAAAAGAGGGAGATGTCGTTGCCTTTATTCCACCTGTTAGCGGGGGATAA
- a CDS encoding molybdenum cofactor biosynthesis protein MoaE has protein sequence MFKITKQPIKMEEVVQQVVRPEAGAVVTFLGTVRELTNGKKTLYLQYEAYESMAEKKLRQIGEEIEKRWPGAKTAIVHRIGRLDISDIAVAIAVSTPHRKDAYEANRYAIERIKEMVPIWKKEHWEDGEEWIGNQQGTIAYSDGKPPQES, from the coding sequence ATGTTTAAGATTACAAAACAGCCAATCAAAATGGAAGAGGTAGTCCAGCAGGTGGTCCGGCCTGAAGCAGGTGCGGTTGTGACGTTTTTAGGTACGGTAAGAGAATTGACAAACGGGAAAAAGACCCTTTATTTGCAATATGAAGCCTATGAATCCATGGCAGAAAAGAAATTGAGACAAATTGGAGAGGAAATTGAAAAAAGATGGCCGGGGGCTAAAACGGCGATCGTGCATCGAATCGGCCGGCTGGACATTTCTGATATTGCGGTAGCGATTGCTGTTTCCACTCCGCATCGGAAGGACGCCTATGAGGCAAACCGCTATGCTATTGAAAGAATAAAAGAAATGGTGCCGATTTGGAAAAAAGAGCATTGGGAAGACGGAGAAGAGTGGATTGGAAATCAGCAAGGCACGATTGCTTATTCCGATGGGAAACCACCGCAGGAATCATAA
- the speE gene encoding polyamine aminopropyltransferase — MNTNLEWLQEIDGSLWLTENDRNTLKISYKLKEILFSEQSPYQHVMIVDSYDFGRMLVLDGVVQTTSLDGHIYNEMITHVPILLHPHPKKVLIIGGGDCGAAREAAKHPGIEQIDMVEIDELVVKSCKQYLPDVSGNLSDPRVQFIFEDGIEFVKNRQDEYDVVIIDSSDPVGPAEALFTHDFYASVEKVLKKDGIIVCQSQSPLFHQEILKQTFDHIQNLFPYAGVYKAVVPTYPGGMWSFTLGSKVYPIDTNSKQVPNLDTKYFNAEIFQSCFLLPQQMKNLLK; from the coding sequence ATGAACACTAATCTCGAATGGCTGCAAGAAATAGACGGGAGCCTATGGCTGACAGAAAATGACCGAAATACGCTGAAAATCAGTTATAAACTAAAAGAGATTCTTTTCTCAGAACAATCCCCCTATCAACATGTCATGATTGTAGATTCGTATGATTTCGGAAGAATGCTGGTTTTAGACGGGGTTGTACAAACGACTTCCTTGGATGGACACATTTATAATGAAATGATTACCCATGTTCCTATTCTGCTTCATCCCCATCCTAAAAAAGTGCTCATTATCGGAGGCGGCGACTGCGGCGCAGCAAGAGAGGCAGCCAAACATCCCGGCATCGAACAAATCGATATGGTGGAAATTGACGAACTGGTAGTGAAATCTTGCAAACAATATTTACCGGATGTTTCAGGGAACTTATCCGATCCCCGCGTTCAATTTATTTTTGAAGACGGGATTGAATTCGTGAAAAATCGCCAAGACGAATATGATGTGGTCATCATTGACTCCTCCGATCCTGTCGGGCCCGCAGAAGCATTATTTACACATGACTTTTATGCAAGCGTAGAAAAAGTATTAAAAAAAGACGGCATTATAGTATGTCAAAGTCAATCTCCTTTGTTCCATCAGGAGATTCTTAAACAAACGTTTGATCATATTCAAAATTTATTCCCTTATGCCGGTGTCTATAAAGCTGTTGTTCCAACCTACCCAGGAGGAATGTGGAGTTTTACGCTAGGATCAAAAGTCTATCCGATTGATACTAACAGCAAACAAGTACCTAACCTTGATACCAAATATTTCAACGCCGAAATTTTCCAAAGCTGTTTTCTTCTCCCTCAGCAAATGAAAAACCTGCTGAAATAA
- a CDS encoding ThiF family adenylyltransferase has translation MERYSRQILFEPIGREGQKKLSQKHVLIVGTGALGSATAEILARAGVGRMTVIDRDYVEESNLQRQHLYSEEDARMRWPKAAAAEKRLGEINGLIDVNSIVGEADAALLEELAQEVDLILDGTDNFETRFLINDISQKYRIPWIFGACVGSFGMTYTIVPGKTPCLQCLLKQMPMQGLTCDTVGVIGPAVQMVAAYQSAEALKILTDHQEDLRPSFVSFDLWKNDHLEIKAGALKDESCLSCGAQPAYPFLSREARTKTTVLCGRDTVQVRPGKKRDMELSALALQWRRAGWNVEGNPYLLSIEKEDLRIVLFQDGRALIHGTKDEATAKKIYQTLLG, from the coding sequence ATGGAACGGTATTCCCGGCAAATACTGTTTGAACCAATTGGGAGAGAAGGACAGAAGAAGCTTTCCCAAAAGCATGTTTTGATCGTGGGGACCGGAGCTTTAGGTTCTGCAACAGCCGAAATATTGGCTAGAGCGGGAGTAGGCCGGATGACCGTCATTGATCGCGATTACGTGGAAGAAAGCAACTTGCAACGGCAGCATTTATATAGTGAGGAAGATGCTCGCATGCGCTGGCCAAAAGCGGCCGCGGCAGAAAAAAGGCTTGGAGAGATCAATGGTCTCATTGATGTAAATTCCATTGTCGGCGAGGCAGATGCTGCATTGCTGGAAGAGTTGGCGCAGGAAGTCGATCTCATATTGGACGGTACGGATAACTTTGAAACTCGTTTTTTAATCAATGACATTTCCCAAAAATATCGAATTCCTTGGATTTTTGGAGCTTGTGTGGGAAGTTTTGGAATGACTTATACGATTGTTCCCGGAAAAACTCCCTGTCTTCAATGCTTATTAAAGCAAATGCCGATGCAAGGATTGACTTGCGACACGGTGGGAGTGATCGGACCGGCTGTTCAAATGGTGGCTGCTTATCAGTCGGCGGAAGCGTTGAAGATTTTAACCGACCATCAAGAAGATTTGCGTCCGTCTTTTGTAAGCTTTGATCTTTGGAAAAACGATCATTTGGAAATCAAAGCGGGGGCATTAAAGGATGAAAGCTGCTTATCTTGCGGGGCACAGCCTGCTTATCCTTTCTTGTCTCGGGAAGCACGCACAAAAACAACCGTTCTTTGCGGAAGGGACACAGTGCAGGTAAGGCCGGGGAAAAAACGAGACATGGAGCTATCTGCACTCGCTCTTCAATGGAGAAGAGCAGGCTGGAATGTAGAGGGGAATCCTTATTTATTATCCATTGAAAAAGAGGATCTTCGCATCGTTTTATTTCAAGATGGCAGAGCTTTGATTCACGGCACGAAAGATGAAGCCACGGCAAAAAAAATCTATCAAACTCTTTTAGGATAG
- a CDS encoding YwdI family protein, whose translation MQISHYQLLKKIEEETKKARQEENSDALYQHLYTIKTLCEVVLDSQLNPAAFLEENSTPVSPAEERALPLQGNKLETDDGANGDSIFDF comes from the coding sequence TTGCAGATCAGCCATTATCAACTTTTAAAGAAAATTGAAGAGGAAACAAAAAAGGCGCGCCAAGAAGAAAATAGCGATGCATTATATCAGCATCTTTATACCATAAAAACTCTGTGTGAAGTTGTGCTCGATTCACAATTGAACCCTGCGGCATTTTTGGAAGAGAACAGCACGCCTGTCAGTCCTGCTGAAGAAAGGGCTTTGCCTTTGCAAGGAAACAAGCTGGAAACGGATGATGGAGCCAACGGAGATTCCATTTTTGATTTTTAA